From a single Anoplolepis gracilipes chromosome 3, ASM4749672v1, whole genome shotgun sequence genomic region:
- the LOC140663516 gene encoding uncharacterized protein — MILAVLFSLVFSLGRDVTASPRVDEVIVRFIVNATPVLFAPSRLSLQLCIDYDDTIKLSRILSRNHLAHYIRNSYEKFNSRIYNNLEHRNLYVLDLNCDYASDVLRQADSKKMFVGPTKWLLLQNRRTLIDNDDNANLTSTYNDSILEIFEDLAVYPDSDVVLAKKFDNDFLQLTSVYRPSPQRGVIWEDRGNWTAENGLQMKTFDVASARRRNLQQTALKSALVITDPNTINHLTDFKHKSIDPVAKAGYPSVIHLANRMNATISFEITNTWGYRAKNGSWSGMIGMLDRREIDIGGTPSFLVPERLGVVQYIQLYTHTSARFVFRRPLLSSVSNIFILPFQQNVWIAIAVFLILVLCLLYLSIKWEYYRNRNTMSANNWKQLNPGKQTVSDNLLILLGAFSQQGYSYEPYRVSSRIVTLMLLLASLSLYAAYTANIVGLLQSTTDSIKTLPDLFNSPLKLGTQDIVYNRHYFKLVQDPVRKAIVEQRIEPKGRKSNWMSIEEGVSRIKNELFAFHGEIGALYEFMEDTYQEEEKCGLTEIDFLKVTYPLIVTQIQSPYLEIIKNGALILREYGLKYRAEYRLYTRKPVCSSKISFITIGFTECYFALVIMGYGILLAVIIFVLEFLWHKNCFMDIGVLKMFSIFLCILALSFDSMFAFSHRIDDVTVKFIIETMPILFPPSRISLHLCISYDNTIKLSRKLSNLYLMHGIHNDIPDFDPRIYNDLEHENLYVLDLDCNYATKMLRQLDLKRMFVAPMRWLLIQDRRTMIMDSDDDRNITFTPNDSILEIFEDLAVYPDSDVILAKRFDDDFFQLTSVYRPSPQRGVIWEDRGNWTVENSLQMKTFDVASARRRNLQQTTLKSAIVVLDPEDVNDLTGYKYNIIDTLMKVNYRWLLYLINRMSATLNLTFVSDWGNKDKNGSFNGLTELLSRREIDLGGTTMNILEDRIDEVKYIHLHANVKLSFVFRQPLLSTVTNIFILPFERDVWIAIAVFLVLVFCSLYASMKWEYYRHTMKKSSTTWKETNIGQPTFGDDFLVILGAFAQQGYSYEPFRITPRIITLTLLIASLNLYAAYTANIVALLQSPSDSIKTLSDLFNSPLTLGAEDIYYSHYVFKSLEDPIRKAIFEERIEPKGHKSNWMSTEEGVKRIKNGTFAFHALECKIFHIMQETYEEHEKCGLTEIHYLNLFPPHLPLPKQSPYLEIIKNGALILREYGLKQRDEYRFFTKKPKCSNQGSYISIGFTECQFVIVAMGYGMLLSLLVFVLELVWHKISNKNTIEEMIPTVIEKKGLADIEYID, encoded by the exons GCGGATTCGAAGAAAATGTTCGTCGGCCCGACAAAGTGGTTGCTCCTTCAAAACAGAAGAACGCTAATCGATAACGATGATAATGCCAATTTGACTTCCACTTATAATGATTCGATTTTGGAGATTTTTGAGGACTTAGCCGTTTATCCTGACAGCGATGTGGTCCTTGCCAAAAAATTCGACAATGATTTTCTTCAACTAACATCCGTATATCGGCCAAGTCCGCAACGAGGAGTGATATGGGAAGATCGCGGAAATTGGACGGCCGAAAATGGTCTACAAATGAAAACTTTCGACGTGGCTTCGGCACGCAGAAGAAATCTTCAACAAACTGCTCTTAAATCTGCTCTTGTG ATAACGGATCCCAACACGATCAATCATCTAACTGATTTCAAGCATAAATCTATAGATCCAGTTGCCAAAGCTGGATATCCATCTGTAATTCATTTAGCAAATCGGATGAATGCCAC AATAAGTTTCGAAATTACAAATACCTGGGGATATCGTGCAAAAAATGGTTCCTGGAGCGGAATGATTGGGATGTTAGATCGACGTGAGATTGATATCGGTGGTACCCCTTCATTTCTTGTTCCAGAACGTCTCGGTGTCGTACAATACATCCAATTATACACGCACACTAG TGCACGTTTTGTATTTCGTCGACCATTATTGTCAAGTGtaagcaatatatttatattgcctTTTCAACAAAACGTTTGGATAGCCATTGCCGTGTTTCTCATTTTGGTTCTCTGTTTGCTCTACTTATCTATCAAATGggaatattatcgaaatagaAATACAATGTCAGCAAATAATTGGAAACAGCTAAATCCCGGCAAGCAAACAGTCAGTGATAATTTACTTATTCTTTTAGGGGCATTTTCCCAACaag gaTATTCATATGAACCGTATAGAGTCTCTTCTCGAATTGTCACTTTAATGTTACTATTGGCTTCGCTTAGCCTCTATGCGGCTTATACAGCAAATATCGTGGGCCTGTTACAATCTACTACGGATTCAATCAAAACTCTTCCGGATCTTTTCAACAGCCCATTAAAGTTAGGTACACAGGACATCGTCTATAATCGGCATTACTTCAAG TTAGTTCAAGATCCTGTTAGAAAAGCAATCGTGGAACAGAGAATCGAACCGAAAGGACGCAAATCTAACTGGATGTCCATAGAAGAAGGTGTAAGTCGAATAAAAAACGAGCTCTTCGCATTTCACGGTGAGATCGGAGCGCTTTACGAGTTCATGGAAGATACATATCAGGAGGAGGAGAAGTGCGGCCTGACTGAGATCGATTTCTTAAAAGTCACATATCCGCTTATCGTTACACAAATACAGTCGCCGTAtttagagataataaaaaacgg AGCTCTGATATTACGGGAATATGGGCTCAAGTATCGCGCAGAGTATCGCTTGTATACAAGGAAACCGGTATGTTCGAGTAAGATTAGCTTTATCACTATCGGTTTCACGGAATGTTACTTTGCTTTGGTCATAATGGGCTATGGAATACTTCTCGCCGTAATAATATTCGTGCTCGAGTTTTTGTGGCacaaaaa TTGTTTCATGGATATTGGAGTGCTCAAAATGTTCTCCATTTTTTTGTGTATTCTAGCATTGTCGTTCGATAGCATGTTCGCATTTTCTCATAGGATCGATGATGttactgtaaaatttattatcgaaaCGATGCCAATTTTATTCCCCCCATCGAggatatctctacatttgtgcATCAGTTATG ataacacaattaaattatccaGGAAACTGTCGAATCTCTATTTGATGCACGGAATTCATAATGACATTCCTGATTTCGATCCGAGAATTTACAATGATTTGGAACATGAAAATCTATACGTTTTGGATTTGGACTGCAATTACGCCACGAAAATGTTACGTCAG TTGGATTTGAAAAGAATGTTTGTCGCACCGATGAGATGGCTGCTCATTCAAGATCGAAGGACGATGATAATGGATAGCGATGATGatagaaatattacttttacacCTAATGATTCGATTTTGGAGATTTTCGAAGATTTAGCTGTCTATCCTGATAGCGATGTGATCCTTGCAAAAAGATTTGACGATGATTTTTTCCAATTAACTTCCGTATATCGGCCAAGTCCGCAACGAGGAGTGATATGGGAAGATCGCGGAAATTGGACAGTCGAGAACAGTCTACAAATGAAAACTTTCGACGTGGCTTCGGCACGCAGAAGAAATCTTCAACAAACGACTCTCAAATCTGCTATCGTG GTATTGGATCCTGAAGATGTCAATGATTTGACTggttataagtataatattatagatacgcTGATGAAAGTTAATTATCGCTGGCTACTTTATCTAATAAATCGAATGAGTGCAAC gttaaatttaacatttgttAGCGACTGGGGAAATAAGGATAAAAATGGATCCTTTAACGGCCTGACTGAACTGCTCTCACGACGCGAGATCGATTTAGGTGGAACTACTATGAATATTTTAGAGGATCGCATCgatgaagtaaaatatatccaCCTACATGCAAACGTGAA ATTGTCATTCGTATTTCGACAACCGTTATTATCGACAGTGACAAACATATTCATATTACCGTTTGAAAGAGATGTTTGGATAGCCATCGCCGTATTCCTTGTTCTCGTCTTCTGCTCATTATACGCATCTATGAAATGGGAATATTACCGACATACAATGAAAAAATCGTCTACCACCtggaaagaaacaaatatcgGTCAACCAACATTTGGCGATGATTTTCTAGTTATTTTGGGCGCTTTTGCTCAACAAG gATATTCATACGAGCCGTTTAGAATTACACCTCGAATTATTACTCTTACGTTACTAATAGCTTCGCTGAATCTTTATGCGGCTTATACAGCGAATATTGTAGCTCTTTTACAGTCCCCTTCAGATTCTATCAAAACTCTTTCCGATCTCTTCAATAGTCCGTTAACTCTCGGTGCAGAAGATATCTATTACAGTCATTATGTGTTCAAG AGTTTGGAAGACCCCATTAGGAAAGCGATCTTCGAAGAGAGAATAGAGCCGAAAGGACACAAATCAAATTGGATGTCCACGGAAGAAGgtgtaaaaagaataaaaaatggaacGTTCGCATTTCACGCTTtggaatgtaaaatatttcatatcatGCAAGAAACATATGAGGAACATGAAAAATGCGGTTTAACTGAAATCCATTATCTAAATTTGTTTCCACCGCATCTGCCATTACCAAAACAATCGccttatttagaaataataaaaaatgg agcTTTAATACTACGAGAATATGGACTCAAACAACGTGACGAGTAtcgtttttttacaaaaaagccGAAATGCTCTAATCAGGGCAGCTACATCAGTATCGGATTTACGGAATGCCAGTTTGTGATAGTCGCAATGGGTTATGGAATGCTACTAAGCTTACTCGTATTTGTATTAGAGTTGGTGTGGCACAAAAT AAGTAATAAGAATACCATCGAAGAAATGATTCCAACggtgattgaaaaaaaaggtcTCGCAGACATCGAATACATTGACTAG